From the Xyrauchen texanus isolate HMW12.3.18 unplaced genomic scaffold, RBS_HiC_50CHRs HiC_scaffold_870, whole genome shotgun sequence genome, one window contains:
- the LOC127642822 gene encoding long-chain-fatty-acid--CoA ligase 5-like, translating to NGPCLGSRKPNQPYEWLSYSEVIEQAQFLGSAFLHKGHSKSGDPYIGIFSQNRPEWTISELACYTYSLIAVPLYDTLGMEAISYIIDKTCISTVICDVPEKARLLLDCVSGQEHTVKTLILIKEFDADLVSRGQQCGIDIISLRDAETIGKTHRQPPAPPKPDDLALICFTSGTTGNPKGAMLTHKNIVSNTAAFLKVTQSSCPLDPQDTHISYLPLAHMFERVVQVCARIALIL from the exons ATAATGGTCCCTGTTTGGGGTCGAGGAAACCAAATCAGCCATATGAATGGCTTTCTTATTCAGAG GTGATTGAGCAAGCGCAGTTTTTGGGTTCGGCATTTCTTCACAAAGGACACTCCAAAAGTGGAGATCCCTACATCGGCATCTTCTCTCAGAACAGGCCGGAG TGGACAATTTCAGAGTTGGCCTGCTACACCTATTCTCTGATAGCAGTTCCTCTGTACGACACCTTGGGCATGGAGGCAATAAGTTACATCATCGACAAAA cATGTATCTCTACAGTCATATGTGACGTGCCAGAGAAAGCCAGACTGCTGTTAGATTGTGTTTCTGGCCAAGAGCACACCGTAAAAACCCTGATCCTGATCAAAGAGTTTGACGCTGATCTAGTGAGCAGAGGACAGCAGTGCGGCATCGACATCATCAGTTTGCGAGACGCAGAG ACTATCGGCAAGACTCATCGACAACCGCCTGCG CCTCCTAAGCCAGATGACTTGGCATTGATTTGTTTCACAAGTGGAACCAcgg GAAACCCTAAAGGAGCAATGCTAACTCATAAAAACATTGTGTCCAATACAGCTGCCTTCCTCAAAGTCACACAG AGCAGTTGCCCCCTTGACCCTCAGGACACACACATCTCTTACCTGCCACTGGCACACATGTTTGAGAGAGTCGTACAGGTATGTGCAAGGATTGCTTTGATTTTATGA